TGGTTTAAGCGTTGAGAATTGCTGTTGCTATGCTAACCTGGCCGAACACCATGTTCTCTCAGATGCACTTGAAGCTGCCAATCAAACCATCGCTATGGAGATGGAGACGTTGCTGCAGGAAAGCAGGGATGACCTTCTCAAGCTGAATATGCAGTCATTGATGGCGGTGCTCGACGCTGATGAGATACCTGGTGTCAAGGAGGTGGAGCTCATAAAGCTGGCTCTGGATTGGCTGGATGACAACGGACCCCTCCCTCTGCTAAAATCAAATCTCCTGCTGAGTCGTCTGCGCTTTGGATTGGTTGCCCCCTCTGAGCTCCCCAATCTTAGCCATGCCCACAAAGCCATGGCCACACCTCTAATCAGAGGTCAGTTGACTCAGGCATTGGAGTACCACAGACTGGGTTCAGCTCAGCCAATCAGACAGAGCAAACAGTCGACACTCAGAGCGTCGCCCAATCGTGTGCTGCTTGTAGGTGGAGGGTCCAGTCCTGATTGGCCAGAACAGAAAATGGTGATGTTTGATCCCAGAGGCAGGAAGTTCTCACCTCTGTGCTCCAGCATCCCGCTGCGGCTGAGAAATCACTGCGTGTGCTCAGTGGGGGGTTTCCTCTTCGTGATCGGAGGAGAGGAAGtgaaagagggggaggaggatggCAAAAAGTCTGTCACCGTGGTGACATCCAACCAGGTGTGGCGCTACGATCCTCGCTTCGAATGCTGGGTAGCGGTAGAGTCCATGCTGGAGAGGCGGGCGCAGTTCACCTGCTGCGTAGTAGAGGATGCTATTTATGCCATCGGGGGACGACACACACAACCAGAcggcaacacacacacctccgtATCTTCTGTTGAGTTTTACGACATGGCCACAGGAGcgtggaggagaggagcaaaCATGCCTCGCCCCCTTTACGGCCACGCTTCTGCTGTGCTTGACAACAACATCTACGTGTCAGGTGGCAACCAGGGCGGCAGTAACCATGGCGATAACCGGGATGACCACAGAGAGAGCAGCAAAGAAGTCCTGTTCTGGGACCTCAAAGGCAGAGCCTGGGAGAAGCGAGCGCCCATGTCCATCGCCAGGTTCAATCACCGCCTGGCAGTCGCCCATGGCCACATCTACGCCTTGTTGGGAATGTACGAGCCTTTCTGCGATATTGAACGATACGATCCGCAGTCAGATGACTGGACCCGTCTTCGACCACTCCTCACTGGCTCCTTTAACTATGGAATGGTGTCAGCGCCATCTGGGAATCTGCTGGTGTTCGGAGGGAGGAGATGGAGTGAAGGACAGGAGGTGATAGTGAAGAGTGTGTTGGAGTACGATACAAAAAAAGATCACTGGAGAGAGATCTGTCAGCTCCCCAGACCTCTCACTGGCACTGAGTGCACACTGCTGCCTTTACCAGACTAACGTGCACATAGTGTGAGAACAGTTTAACATGAAAGTGAGACAGTTTCTCTCAGAGGTGCAACAGAGTCTCAAAATTCTGAGAAAAGAGCACACGCGCATTTTAAGCAACTAAAACTATTGGGTTCAGCCATCTAGGCCCATCTCATCATTGGAGAACAGGTGTGCATGACTCCAAGACATTTAGGAAAATATGTTAAGTAAGATTTTCTTAACTTCCTCTATTACTACTGAAACAAACAGTTTAGAAATACACTAACACTTTTCTTGCTGAGAATTAGATAAGAACATTGATACCAATCTAATATAGGTCTGTTAAATATGAAACTAATACCGGGaggtggttagcttagcatcatATTTACACCTTGGTTTTTGTATGATTATAGGTATCGCATATAATATGTTTATTAGTAAGCTTTACAGGTGCTTGTAGGCAGAACTGTTGCCTCTGGAAAAGGCTAGCTAGGCTAGCCATTTCCCTTATTCCCTTATTCCtaccagtctttatgctaagctaatacTAATACCAGTAGCCTACTGCCATATATAGATGTGGTtatacattttgggaaatatattTTCTGCTGGATGAGAAGATTGTTGTGAGTCTCATATCTGTCTGCCAAATATGAAGCTAGAATGAGGAGACAGTTTGTCCTTAGCATGCGGCGCAGTGTCCACCATAGCATTTTTCTGGGGGCTACCTTATTCTTTTTAATACTTTGCAATGGCAGTGTACTGATGCTATGCTACAAATCAGCGTGACAAGGTGCTGAGCGTCTATTCTGAGCTGAGTGCTGCAtgattgcctttttttttgagTGCCAAAGGTGAAAACTGTTCCACTTTGATTAAAACACTGCGCTCATCATTGTCACATTTTACTGCAATCACAGTAGAGGAGGGGCAAGACAAATAGCCTACCACAAAGACCAGCCGTCACATCTTACATGCCCAAGTGCTGAGGAACAACAGAAATGGAGGGGAAATATGTTGAAATACTgcataccgtaaaacttcaattaatagcccgggctattatttgcttaaatcactaaaatcagcaggcctatatttgggacatctatatgggacaggcctttaacttctttcacacaaaactgttgctcagcaaagattggTAAATACAATCTAATTGTTTACTCAAACTAGTATGAATATAACGTATGAAATTAAGGCTTCAGATAAAACTTCAATCAAAAGCCTAGTCTCATTTACTAGCttggtgtagctacacattttgacaaataaaggcctggcTCAAATAGACGCCCAGTTTGGTTGCCAAGCCGTTTATTtctatagaagttctttggatggtGGCTAACTACTTGAGCTAACCTTAGTTAGCCGTTtagaaaaatatacaaatgtaaatgcTTAAACTattgtcaatatggagatgctacacactGCTAGCTTGGTTCATTTAAATGTACTGAAACTATGAGCACCAGAGACGACCACACTTCATTCAGATATACCGAcatgatgaaaaaaacaacaactggtgACTTCCTTCTTCTAAAGTTGTcgtaaagtcagaatatgtgttcAGTCCTGGATTACCCACcaagttatttatattcctttagtccataagggtccaccaatcagcagaataaaaagtgtttttcatcaaaattaatccaagttatgaATGTTGTACCAGTActattcatactggttcaaataaacaatttggtTGAATTTCccacagttttgtgtaaaaagaATTAAAGGTctgtcccatatagacacctgtccctaatataggcctgttgagtttggtgatttaaataaataatagcccgggctactaattgaagttttactgtATACATTAATAGTGTTTCCTCTGATGAATCCACATATACCAGCGGGTCCATCCTCTCTCCCTACATGTTTCAGCCCtcccttcatccagagcaagtGCTACCTTGTGCCgacattttcactttcacttttttaGCTAACAGAAAGTGAATAAGCGTATAGTtcccaaaatgttttatttaaaaaatacatgtcAAGCATATAAAATAACACAAGTTAAAAGGTGCATTTCATTGTAgcctatttttgttttagtttttcgAGTGCATTTCTGCGTCTGATTACTCACTGATGTGACAGATTGTAGGAaaagactgacaaaaaaagggATGCAGTTTAACTCTCAGTCTTTTTATCATCtataattatatatttcatCATCTATAATTTCAAGTATTTAGTGGATCCAGTTATTAAGGGCTAATTACAAGCAACCACCACTGAGAAGTGATAAACATGGTGTTCTGTTAGTGATATTCCTGTGACCAGATGTGCCAGTGTTCtaagaggagaaataaaacaagagcTAAGGAGGAAGATAAAGGGGATTTTGAGAACAATAGCGAGGAGGTAAAGAGATTTAGTGGGACGAAGGTAATTCCTGAACAAATGAGTTTTCAGGAAGAGGTTGAGCCAGGCTGTGGAGGCAGAGGCTATCGCACATAAGAGGGAATAGAGAAGATGTCAAAACAGGAGATAGCtggtgaaggtggaggaggacatCTTTGAAATATAACAGCAAAGCTAAGCTGAGTATTTTATGTAAGATGAAAGTGCGACGCATGTGACATTCCTGTTTATTTACTAGTGATACATAATTTAAGTTATCTATGAGACAGATATAGAAATAAAAGCAAAGCAAGGATATGGAGTGACCTTTTTTCGGTCTTGTTTTCCATCTGCACTGGCAACCAAATGGACAAAGAAGCTTAAAGCTGCAGAGCAGAAAAAGCAATAGCAGGAAATCATATGCATGATTTGTGGGTAGTAGCTAGGTAACCTGCTGGAGTTCATTATTCATGGACCTCAGTTCTCACTTCCATTTAAACCTAAATGCTTACTGTCTGcataaacattatttatttaacatgttttatCATGTTTGAAGGTAATACTGAATTCAAAATTAATTTGGTTTTCTCAGTATATACCCTAGTGATTACTTTCGATAAATCGTGTTTAAAAAAGTTTGCTCAAATGTACACTGGTACAAACttccaaaacattttaaattactttaataggcaatttaaatatttaatacaaATCATGGTGTGTTGACTTTTTAGACGCCTATTATTGTCAAACCATTGCTTGGGTTTaatgtagggttttttttgcaccATTGTGCAACTAAGTATTCCAATTGGTAATAAACATGAAGTTGTGAATttgtattaatatattttttatggaTTCTGATAAATCAAATAAACTGTATAACAAGATAacaaaaaatctgaaaacagcCATTCATTTATTCAATAACTATTAAGAACCAAGAACcaataaaactgaattgcaAAGGTGATCAGCTCTGGtgtgtctgtttattttatatccATTTCATTAGTTCCAAGTAGCATCCTGTGCTATTATCTGTTCATTTCAAACCTAGATTATCATAGAAAACCATCTGATGGAAATTTTTTGATTGTATCTGGACTACCAGCTGAGTTTGGAGCTGCAAATCTACCTAAATATGAGCTCAGTGACTTAGAGGAAACAGgaggtttgtgtttttataataATGTTGCCTTTTAATCTTCTAAATTTAATTGAtcttgagctaacattagcaacaaCATCTTTTG
This is a stretch of genomic DNA from Epinephelus fuscoguttatus linkage group LG21, E.fuscoguttatus.final_Chr_v1. It encodes these proteins:
- the LOC125882174 gene encoding kelch-like protein 34, giving the protein MDSYSLLYSSSHRTGLLAGFQRLRSQGNMCDVVLEAGGVSFPCHRALLASSSEYFWALFGETTAERLAGCISLPALTPEGLDAILDFLYSGWLSVSPLTLPVVLEAARYLQVETAVSICERFMIDGLSVENCCCYANLAEHHVLSDALEAANQTIAMEMETLLQESRDDLLKLNMQSLMAVLDADEIPGVKEVELIKLALDWLDDNGPLPLLKSNLLLSRLRFGLVAPSELPNLSHAHKAMATPLIRGQLTQALEYHRLGSAQPIRQSKQSTLRASPNRVLLVGGGSSPDWPEQKMVMFDPRGRKFSPLCSSIPLRLRNHCVCSVGGFLFVIGGEEVKEGEEDGKKSVTVVTSNQVWRYDPRFECWVAVESMLERRAQFTCCVVEDAIYAIGGRHTQPDGNTHTSVSSVEFYDMATGAWRRGANMPRPLYGHASAVLDNNIYVSGGNQGGSNHGDNRDDHRESSKEVLFWDLKGRAWEKRAPMSIARFNHRLAVAHGHIYALLGMYEPFCDIERYDPQSDDWTRLRPLLTGSFNYGMVSAPSGNLLVFGGRRWSEGQEVIVKSVLEYDTKKDHWREICQLPRPLTGTECTLLPLPD